The following coding sequences lie in one Arachis ipaensis cultivar K30076 chromosome B03, Araip1.1, whole genome shotgun sequence genomic window:
- the LOC107632387 gene encoding peroxiredoxin-2E-2, chloroplastic-like, translating to MAWDYEYKGVICETDNLDAFFFVLRGTTSIIRNDSNLLDKIKEMLQRNWTATLLSGLFVEFGSILNLSEATFSYLNDAGEIQATTISDLTKGKKAILFAIPRAFTPTYSQKHVSGFVEKSAELKAKGMDTIACISVNDEFMMKA from the exons ATGGCTTGGGATTACGAGTACAAAGGGGTCAtatgtgaaactgataatcttgatgcatttttttttgttttgcgaGGCACAACCAGCATAATTAGGAATGACTCTAATCTGCTTGACAagatcaaagagatgctccagcgCAATTGGACAGCTACTTTA cTATCTGGATTGTTTGTTGAGTTTGGATCTATTTTAAATTTGTCGGAAGCGACCTTCTCCTACCTAAACGACGCCGGCGAGATTCAAGCCACCACCATCTCTGACCTAACGAAAGGCAAAAAGGCCATCCTCTTCGCCATTCCAAGAGCCTTCACACCAACCTACTCGCAGAAGCACGTTTCGGGATTCGTGGAGAAGTCAGCGGAGCTGAAGGCGAAAGGCATGGACACAATCGCGTGTATTTCGGTCAACGATGAATTCATGATGAAGGCATGA